The Chrysoperla carnea chromosome X, inChrCarn1.1, whole genome shotgun sequence genome includes a region encoding these proteins:
- the LOC123302678 gene encoding myosuppressin-like has translation MQTGAMFVLFSSIITLTILSSCFASPAITLQGCGPEEMGIQSKYRNLCLFYNGLLKQQAYDNFKPDLPLHRFMDANVNDANINGINSDMMFVPAVQESHQYTNGGVKRQDVDHVFLRFGRRR, from the exons ATGCAGACCGGAGCAATGTTTGTCTTATTTTCAAGCATAATCACTTTAACAATACTATCATCGTGCTTCGCATCACCCGCCATCACGTTGCAAGGCTGCGGACCAGAAGAGATGGGCATCCAATCCAAGTAtagaaatttatgtttattctaCAATGGATTGTTGAAACAGCAGGCTTACGACAATTTTAAACCAGACCTACCATTACATCGATTTATGGATGCTAATGTGAATGACGCCAACATTAACGGAATCAATTCAGACATGATGTTTGTGCCAGCTGTCCAGGAATCCCATCAATATACAA ATGGAGGTGTGAAGCGGCAAGATGTCGATCACGTATTTTTAAGATTTGGTCGACgtcgttaa
- the LOC123302190 gene encoding uncharacterized protein LOC123302190 — translation MAIALIVLIHVWFTIVLIGQVVPQVIWTPIYIDSNSQVDLWTKASRGCMCPWDEAGQKDCACCVQDGGCHCGQEAPNRCAQCGLEHFCSSMCNLTIDSNTLLAKSGKTFGQIKSPSIEGPSSCWYTFRPALDQRVELQIYRIVDVGRFNGTSCDGGFLEWQPNDSDPNINPPPPLQICGANERYSPPVVMYSDTNNTANLFFQMNEKTLRSQFLAYFSFTPKKSLQGVGFQAKGGTRIPNTSCDWSYKESSCANGCTLASPGYPGIYSPNRQCKYHITTSSIYTRVKIIFTTVLLPHNHCLTDYIAVYQGSTVSDLLLTTICGNRPQVIEYNGPNILIEFSSGPQVPPYNYNGFVANLEFIDATLTTESAITTNLHNKIDYSNIDETENTVLGTYPTAVLVPKTTCDVFISGNNSRSGHFDTRSKEYNPFCRIVFRGSPTDVIHLSMFNYRLKAPACRSVIEIYDGNVEDGIKPFKKLCSPITKMARDSHGKFIEQQTFISKGNTFTLILRRNAPSTNLEDVDYVDGAYLFHDEQIGGTLQPDKMCDVHYYGMSSPSVGTIDNPVDQHLFWNVNGQLKCVQQFIPAANQSITITIRTLGQMKGFDGTHCQTQCGDNGCQCVADTTPLDQIDHLLLMSDDNIPLTCLCGNFQAEWLPVIVRSWSPLHVIYSVAQYTWSNKGYSFSAVYSFITDGECGHHTYTHLVGEIDSKNLTSNGHFNNFYHLNCVWILDSTVQRQLIIEATSIQNRPCTAWNISIHEYSPDSDGELLHTFCSRDKHKIYSLPWKTATAVIRLKALTRKQPQFLLKWRSQMVRSNTRLVNPTPAPNAVLSATHTQRHMSSSAIIMITLSICLIRL, via the exons atggcGATAGCTTTAATTGTTTTGATTCACGTCTGGTTTACAATAGTACTGATTGGGCAAGTGGTGCCACAAGTTATTTGGACCCCAATCTACATTGATTCAAATA GTCAAGTGGATTTGTGGACGAAAGCCTCTCGAGGCTGTATGTGTCCATGGGATGAAGCTGGTCAAAAAGACTGTGCATGTTGTGTACAAGATGGAGGTTGCCATTGTGGACAAGAAGCCCCAAATCGTTGTGCTCAATGTGGTTTAGAGCATTTTTGTAGCAGTA TGTGTAATTTGACAATTGATTCAAACACATTACTTGCAAAATCTGGCAAAACATTTGGACAAATAAAATCACCTTCAATAGAAGGTCCAAGTTCCTGTTGGTACACATTTCGACCAGCGTTAGATCAACGTGTTGAATTACAAATTTATCGGATTGTTGATGTTGGTCGATTTAATGGAACTAG ttGTGATGGAGGCTTTCTGGAATGGCAACCAAATGATAGTGATCCAAATATAAATCCACCACCACCATTACAAATTTGCGGAGCAAATGAACGATATTCTCCACCAGTCGTCATGTATTCAGATACAAACAATAcagcaaatttatttttcca aatgaatgaaaaaacacTACGATCTCAATTTTTAGCATATTTTAGTTTTACACCAAAAAAGAGTTTGCAAGGAGTTGGATTTCAAGCAAAAGGTGGTACACGCATTCCAAACACATCATGCGATTGGTCGTACAAAGAGAGTTCTTGTGCTAATGGATGTACGTTAGCAAGTCCTGGATATCCAGGAATCTATTCACCAAATCGTCAGTGCAAATATCATATAACCACAAGTTCCATTTATACTCgcgttaaaattatatttacaaccGTCCTGTTGCCTCATAA TCATTGTTTAACAGATTATATTGCTGTATATCAAGGTTCGACTGTAtctgatttattattaactacaaTTTGTGGTAATCGGCCACAAGTAATTGAATATAATGGTCCAAATATCCTGATAGAATTTAGTTCTGGGCCACAAGTACCTCCATATAATTATAACGGATTTGTTGCAAATTTGGAATTTATAGATGCTACTTTAACTACAGAGTCTGCAATCACAACTAATTTACATAACAAGATTGACTACTCTAATATTGATGAAACTGAGAACACAG ttttaggaACGTATCCAACTGCAGTTTTAGTGCCAAAAACAACTTGTGACGTTTTTATATCTGGAAACAATTCACGCTCAGGACATTTTGACACACGTTCCAAGGAGTATAATCCATTCTGTCGCATTGTATTTAGAGGTTCCCCCACTGACGTCATACATCTGTCAATGTTTAACTATCGACTGAA GGCTCCAGCATGCCGGTCCGTTATTGAAATCTATGATGGAAATGTTGAAGATGGAATAAAaccattcaaaaaattatgtagTCCCATCACTAAAATGGCACGTGATTCTCATGGCAAATTTATTGAACAGCAAACGTTTATTTCGAAAGGAAATACTTTTACATTAATTCTAAGGCGTAATGCACCTTCTACAAATCTCGAGGATGTTGATTACGTTGACGGAGCTTATCTATTCCATGACG AACAAATTGGTGGCACTTTACAACCGGATAAAATGTGTGACGTCCATTATTATGGTATGAGTAGTCCATCAGTTGGTACCATTGACAACCCAGTCGATCAACATTTATTCTGGAACGTGAATGGTCAATTAAAGTGCGTACAACAGTTTATACCAGCCGCAAATCAAAGTATTACGATCACAATCCGGACATTGGGTCAAATGAAAGGTTTTGATGGAACACATTGTCAAACTCAGTGTGGTGATAATGGATGCCAATGTGTTGCTGATACCACACCCCTGGACCAGATTGATCATTTGTTATTGATGTCCGATGATAATATTCCACTAACCTGCCTTTGTGGGAATTTCCAA GCAGAATGGTTACCCGTAATTGTTCGAAGTTGGAGTCCATTGCACGTAATTTATTCGGTAGCGCAGTATACGTGGAGTAACAAAGGATATAGTTTTTCAGCGGTTTATTCGTTTATAACGGATGGCGAATGTGGTCATCATACGTATACGCATTTAGTTGGAGAAATCgattccaaaaatttaacatCGAATGGACATTTTAACAATTTCTATCATTTGAATTGTGTTTGGATTTTGGATTCAACTGTGCAACGGCAATTGATTATTGAAGCTACTTCAATACAAAATC gGCCATGTACAGCATGGAATATTAGCATACATGAATATTCTCCGGATTCTGATGGCGAACTTTTACACACATTTTGTTCACGGGataagcataaaatttattcgttaccatggaaaactGCAACGGCTGTTATAAG GTTAAAAGCATTAACTCGTAAACAACCccaatttctattaaaatggcGTTCACAAATGGTTCGATCGAACACAAGATTAGTGAATCCAACACCAGCGCCGAATGCGGTATTATCAGCAACGCACACTCAACGCCACATGTCTTCATCCGCCATCATAATGATAACATTGTCAATTTGTCTAATACGATTATGA